One stretch of Candidatus Binataceae bacterium DNA includes these proteins:
- a CDS encoding TolC family protein: protein MSARGSTTLIVTRCLAFLLLALCIAGCSPTAEPQGIWGKLWGLEVGPDYKRPQVRPVEQYRSQVGPSEANSLADLPWWQVFNDRALQNLIVTALEHNYDLQLAANRVEQARALVGVAASQLYPQIGYQAFAGREKTFIPLEQAGGNLTYNAFGGLLNLAWELDVWGPDSPIHRGRPRESVRPGVCAPRRDADAGERRCIWLLQPARA, encoded by the coding sequence ATGAGTGCGCGCGGTTCGACAACCTTGATCGTCACGAGATGCCTCGCCTTTTTGCTGCTGGCGCTTTGCATAGCGGGATGCTCGCCCACCGCCGAGCCCCAAGGCATATGGGGCAAGCTCTGGGGGCTCGAGGTAGGGCCGGACTACAAGCGGCCGCAAGTGCGCCCGGTTGAGCAGTACCGCTCGCAGGTCGGCCCGTCGGAAGCAAATTCGCTCGCGGATTTGCCGTGGTGGCAGGTATTCAACGATCGAGCGCTTCAGAACCTGATTGTTACGGCGCTCGAGCATAACTACGACCTTCAGCTGGCCGCGAACCGCGTCGAGCAGGCGCGCGCACTCGTGGGCGTGGCGGCCTCGCAACTGTACCCGCAGATCGGATACCAGGCATTCGCAGGCCGCGAGAAAACTTTCATACCTCTGGAGCAGGCGGGAGGAAACCTCACCTACAATGCGTTTGGAGGCCTGCTCAATCTCGCCTGGGAGTTGGACGTATGGGGCCCGGATTCGCCGATCCACAGAGGCCGCCCGCGCGAATCTGTTCGCCCAGGAGTATGTGCGCCGCGGCGTGATGCTGACGCTGGTGAGCGACGTTGCATCTGGCTACTTCAGCCTGCTCGAGCTTGA